Genomic DNA from Rhodoferax mekongensis:
GGTGATCCGCCACAAGTTCATGGACATGAAGATGCGCATCGAGTCCACCCGCGCCTGGCTGCATGCGGTGGCCGCCCGGGCGGACGCCGGTGACCGCGGCGACAAGTCGGCCAAAGGTGCAGAGTGGGTGGCACAGGTGTGCCTGCTAAAGAACCATGCGACCCAGACCATGCAGTTCTGCGCCGACCAGGGCGTGCAGATTTTGGGTGGCATGGGCTACATGCGGGGCACGGCCTGTGAGCGTATTTACCGCGAAGTGAAGGTGATGATGATCGGCGGCGGCGCTGAGGAAATCATGAAAGAGTTGGCAAGCCGTCAGCTCGGCCTGTGAGAATGCGGCATGCCTAAAACCCCCCATGCAGAGTCAGCCGCAGTGCCCATCGTTTTTGAGGCTGAGTTCATTGAAGGCCTGACCAGCATCTTTGAAGTGAGCATCGTCTTCAACCAGATGCTGGGCTTGAAGATAACCTCCATCACTCCTGACAAAGTGAAGGCCAGTATTGCCATGCGCCCGGAGCTGGTGGGGCACTATGCCTATAACCGCATACACGGCGGCGTGATCAGCGCAGGGCTGGATGCCATGGGTGGCTTGGCAGTGATGGCGGCCATAGGCGCACGCCACATGGACGAAGCGCCTTCGCAGCGCCTGCACCGCTTTGCCAAACTGGGCACCATCGATTTGCGGGTGGACTACCTGCGCCCCGGCATCGGCGAGCAGTTCGAGCTGCACGCCGAGGTGATGCGCCTGGGCTCACGCGTGGCGTCTACCCGAATGGAGTTTCTGGGCGCGGATGGCAAGCTGTTGTCCACGGGGTCTGCGGCATATATCGTCTCCTGATTTGCTATATTTTCAGGAGCAGCTCGCGCATATTCCATGGGCGCTAGGGGCATAAATGACCAAGAAATATGCCAGCTGTGAAGCTTGTATGTTTCATTGGTTGCGCAAGTAGCTTAGGCCAGTTTTTCGATTTAAGGACGGTGTGAAGTGAACGCCTGATCTGTAGCGGCAACAGCCGTTCACAAAAACACCCGATTGGGGGATGTTCAATCTGGTTCTGAGGCGCAAAAATCGTGAAATCACTGGCTCACCTCATTCCTTACAAAGTGCGTGGTTTGTCAGATTTTTTATACCTATACCAACGCATATGAAAATTTCGGAGATCGAGACTAATAAAGGCTTTCCAGCGCAATTTGCGTCCTGTTTATCCCGCAGCCTCCAGAATTTCCCGCAGGTTTTGCGGCATACATTACGTTAGAGCGCAACACATGGACGAATCTGATCGCAGGCTCCTAGAGAACATCGAGAAGTTCGGATGTCAGGTCATGCACATCTCGGAGGAAGATGAGCTGCCTCCGTTCGCCTACTCCGTCGGGATTCAAAAGACGAGTGGTGCACCCGAAGTAGTCGTCATCGGCTTAAAAAGAGACATGGCTCACTTCGTCGTCAATGAGTACAACAAGCGAGTACGAGAAGGCGAGAAATTCATACCGGGTAAAAGGTACTCTGGTTTCATCGGCGACTTTGAGATGGAGGTCGCGACGGTCCACCAATCTCACTACAAAGAGTACTTTGGCTAATCACTGTGGTTCTATGAAGGGCCACACTTCGATGTCGTCCAGCTCGTCTTTCCAAATACATCGGGTGTTTGGCCGTGGGAGTCAGAGGCAACAGACTGGTTTCGTGCGTGGCAACCCATTCTTTCAAAACCGTCAGATGATGAGCCTTCAGCGCTCTAACCCTACATATATGGACTCCCCCACAAGCGCAAGAAACTGATCGATAGTTTGGCTGTTGGGGAAGCGCCTGCAGTCGTATATCCGGCATCTAAAGTGGACTCTGTTGTGGTCCGTGCCGACATGGAATCTGCGTCACCGATGCGCCACAC
This window encodes:
- a CDS encoding thioesterase family protein, which encodes MPKTPHAESAAVPIVFEAEFIEGLTSIFEVSIVFNQMLGLKITSITPDKVKASIAMRPELVGHYAYNRIHGGVISAGLDAMGGLAVMAAIGARHMDEAPSQRLHRFAKLGTIDLRVDYLRPGIGEQFELHAEVMRLGSRVASTRMEFLGADGKLLSTGSAAYIVS